The following proteins are co-located in the Haloplanus sp. HW8-1 genome:
- the dnaK gene encoding molecular chaperone DnaK, with translation MASNKILGIDLGTTNSAFAVMEGGEPEIIVNGEGDRTTPSVVAFTDDERLVGKPAKNQAVQNPERTIQSIKRHMGEEDYSVEIDDEEYTPEQISAMILQKIKRDAEEYLGDEVEKAVITVPAYFNDRQRQATKDAGEIAGFEVERIVNEPTAASMAYGLDDESDQTVLVFDLGGGTFDVSVLDLGGGVYEVVATNGDNDLGGDDWDQAIIDHLAEEFESDHGIDLREDRQALQRLKDAAEEAKVELSSRKEADVNLPFITATDDGPIHLETSITRAKFESLTGDLLERTVDPTEQALSDAGYSKSDIDEVILVGGSTRMPQVQEKVEELVGQEPKKNVNPDEAVALGAAIQGGVLGGEVDDIVLLDVTPLSLGIEVKGGLFERLIEKNTTIPTEESKIFTTAADNQTMVQVRVFQGEREIAEENELLGEFQLTGIPPAPAGTPQIEVSFNIDENGIVNVEAEDKGSGNAESITIEGGAGLSDEEIERMQEEAEEHAEEDQERRERIEARNDAESAIQRAETLLEENEENVDDETRESVEAAIADVEETLDDEDAETEDLKDATEALSEELQEIGKQMYQEQAQQAQAGAGGAGAGAGGMGGMGGPGPDAGAGAADGDEYVDADFEEKDDDEDDT, from the coding sequence ATGGCGAGCAACAAAATTCTGGGCATCGACCTCGGGACCACGAACAGCGCGTTCGCGGTCATGGAGGGAGGCGAGCCGGAGATCATCGTAAACGGCGAGGGTGACCGGACGACACCCTCCGTCGTCGCTTTCACCGACGACGAACGCCTCGTCGGGAAGCCGGCGAAAAACCAGGCCGTCCAGAACCCCGAGCGTACGATCCAGTCGATCAAGCGCCACATGGGCGAGGAGGACTATTCTGTCGAGATCGACGACGAGGAGTACACACCCGAGCAGATCTCGGCGATGATCCTCCAGAAGATCAAGCGGGACGCCGAGGAGTACCTCGGTGACGAGGTCGAGAAGGCGGTCATCACGGTGCCGGCGTACTTCAACGACCGGCAGCGACAGGCGACCAAGGACGCCGGCGAGATCGCCGGCTTCGAGGTCGAGCGCATCGTCAACGAGCCGACGGCGGCCTCGATGGCCTACGGTCTCGACGACGAGTCGGATCAGACCGTCCTCGTGTTCGACCTCGGGGGCGGGACGTTCGACGTGTCGGTACTCGATCTGGGCGGCGGCGTCTACGAGGTCGTCGCGACCAACGGTGACAACGACCTCGGCGGCGACGACTGGGACCAGGCGATCATCGACCACCTCGCCGAGGAGTTCGAAAGCGACCACGGGATCGACCTCCGCGAGGACCGACAGGCGCTCCAGCGGCTGAAAGACGCCGCCGAGGAGGCCAAGGTGGAACTCTCCTCGCGCAAGGAGGCGGACGTCAACCTGCCGTTCATCACGGCGACGGACGACGGCCCGATCCACCTCGAAACGTCGATCACGCGCGCGAAGTTCGAGTCGCTGACGGGCGACCTGCTGGAGCGGACGGTCGACCCGACCGAGCAGGCCCTCTCTGACGCCGGCTACTCGAAAAGCGACATCGACGAGGTGATCCTCGTCGGCGGGTCGACCCGGATGCCACAGGTCCAGGAGAAAGTGGAGGAACTGGTGGGCCAAGAGCCGAAAAAGAACGTCAACCCCGACGAGGCCGTCGCGCTGGGTGCGGCGATCCAGGGCGGCGTTCTCGGCGGCGAGGTCGACGACATCGTCCTGCTGGACGTGACGCCGCTGTCGCTGGGAATCGAGGTCAAGGGTGGCCTGTTCGAGCGCCTGATCGAGAAGAACACCACCATCCCGACCGAGGAGTCGAAGATCTTCACCACCGCGGCGGACAACCAGACGATGGTGCAGGTCCGCGTCTTCCAGGGTGAACGCGAGATTGCCGAGGAGAACGAACTGCTCGGCGAGTTCCAGTTGACCGGCATCCCGCCGGCGCCCGCGGGCACCCCCCAGATCGAGGTCTCGTTCAACATCGACGAGAACGGCATCGTCAACGTCGAGGCCGAGGACAAGGGCTCCGGCAACGCCGAGTCGATCACCATCGAGGGCGGTGCCGGCCTCTCGGACGAGGAGATCGAACGGATGCAGGAGGAAGCCGAGGAACACGCCGAGGAGGACCAAGAGCGCCGCGAGCGGATCGAGGCCCGCAACGACGCCGAGAGCGCGATTCAGCGCGCCGAGACGCTCCTCGAAGAGAACGAGGAGAACGTCGACGACGAGACCCGCGAGTCGGTCGAAGCGGCTATCGCCGACGTCGAGGAGACCCTCGACGACGAGGACGCGGAGACGGAAGACCTGAAAGACGCGACCGAAGCGCTCTCCGAGGAACTCCAAGAGATCGGCAAGCAGATGTACCAAGAGCAGGCCCAGCAAGCCCAGGCCGGCGCCGGCGGTGCGGGTGCGGGCGCCGGTGGCATGGGCGGCATGGGCGGTCCCGGTCCCGACGCGGGCGCCGGTGCCGCCGACGGCGACGAGTACGTCGACGCCGACTTCGAGGAGAAAGACGACGACGAGGACGACACGTAG
- a CDS encoding nucleotide exchange factor GrpE: MQEDTADGTTTDGAAPDDEDAGEAVDLADRVGEYDADLGAAVGNLEARIEELEAELDEEQARADDLESRLKRKQADFQNYKKRTEQQKEELKERATEDFVARLVPVRDDLVRALEQDDDVDIRDGVESTLASLDRVLESENVSAIEPEAGDDVDPTRHEVMMRVESDEPEGSIVDVYRPGYEMAGSVIQEAQVTVSEGPA; encoded by the coding sequence ATGCAAGAGGATACGGCCGACGGAACGACGACGGACGGCGCCGCCCCCGACGACGAGGACGCCGGAGAGGCCGTCGATCTCGCCGACCGCGTCGGCGAGTACGACGCCGACCTCGGCGCGGCCGTCGGGAACCTCGAAGCGCGTATCGAGGAACTCGAGGCGGAACTCGACGAGGAGCAGGCCCGTGCCGACGACTTGGAGTCCCGGCTGAAACGCAAGCAGGCCGACTTCCAGAACTACAAGAAACGCACCGAGCAACAGAAAGAAGAACTCAAAGAGCGCGCCACGGAGGACTTCGTGGCCCGTCTGGTGCCGGTCCGGGACGACCTGGTCCGTGCGCTCGAACAGGACGACGACGTCGACATCCGGGACGGCGTCGAGTCCACGCTCGCGTCGCTGGATCGCGTCCTCGAATCGGAGAACGTGTCGGCTATCGAACCGGAGGCGGGCGACGATGTCGACCCGACCCGTCACGAGGTGATGATGCGCGTCGAGAGCGACGAACCCGAAGGGTCCATCGTCGACGTCTACCGTCCCGGGTACGAGATGGCGGGGTCGGTCATCCAGGAGGCACAGGTGACGGTCAGCGAGGGACCGGCCTGA
- a CDS encoding proteasome assembly chaperone family protein, protein MSGIEIHHDDVSLDAPTLVEGLPGVGLVGKLATDHLAETFDMVHYADVHCEGLPPVATYQSGDHDLTTPVRLYADAERDLLALRSDVPVTPPAALEFAECLSAWADGDEVTPIYLSGIGRERDDGTTPGLYGIATGDADDSLAAVGIEAPDESGLVSGPTGALLSHAVRTGTTALGLIVESTPQFPDPRAAAHLLQSGIGPLLGVEIPVDELTDSAEEIRRAKRRLARQMQEAEETSSQARPLGMYQ, encoded by the coding sequence ATGAGCGGGATCGAGATACACCACGACGACGTATCGCTCGACGCGCCGACGCTGGTCGAGGGACTCCCGGGCGTCGGCCTCGTGGGCAAACTCGCGACCGACCACCTCGCAGAGACGTTCGACATGGTCCACTACGCGGACGTCCACTGCGAGGGGTTGCCGCCGGTGGCGACCTATCAGAGCGGCGACCACGATCTGACGACGCCGGTTCGGCTGTACGCCGACGCGGAACGGGACCTGCTCGCACTCCGGAGCGACGTCCCAGTGACACCCCCGGCGGCCTTGGAGTTCGCCGAATGTCTGTCGGCGTGGGCGGACGGCGACGAGGTGACTCCCATCTACCTGAGCGGGATCGGTCGGGAGCGCGATGACGGCACGACGCCGGGGCTGTACGGCATCGCCACGGGCGACGCCGACGATAGCCTCGCAGCCGTCGGAATCGAGGCTCCCGACGAGTCGGGGCTCGTCTCGGGGCCGACGGGAGCGCTGTTGAGCCACGCCGTCCGCACCGGGACGACGGCGCTGGGGCTGATCGTGGAGTCGACACCGCAGTTCCCGGACCCGCGGGCGGCCGCACACCTGCTCCAGAGCGGGATCGGCCCGCTGCTCGGCGTGGAGATTCCGGTTGACGAACTCACCGACAGCGCGGAGGAGATCAGGCGAGCCAAGCGCCGACTGGCCCGACAGATGCAGGAGGCCGAGGAGACGAGTTCGCAGGCGCGGCCGCTCGGGATGTATCAGTGA
- the cofD gene encoding 2-phospho-L-lactate transferase: MVTFLAGGTGTPKLLDGAEAAFDPATITAVANTGDDVELGGLLVCPDLDTVLFRGGGVLDRETWWGIDDDTTATHAELGRIAAAAGLDDGPRYLPPDRQTAGRRLARWRRFSGVAEFMEIGDRDRAVHLTRTSLLDEGSTLTEATHRLSDAFDLTVDLLPMSDDPVATIVHTEAGAMHFQEYWVARRAAPAVEDVEFRGAASADPTPAVRDALDGPVVIGPSNPVTSVGPIRALPGVEAALDDTPVVAVSPFIEDQVFSGPAADLMRGVGLDPSTAGVAEAYPFADAFVLDDADGTALDRPVVRTDTRIDGPDDARRVTRAVADALAEVR; the protein is encoded by the coding sequence ATGGTCACGTTTCTCGCCGGCGGGACGGGCACGCCGAAGCTCCTCGACGGGGCCGAGGCCGCCTTCGATCCCGCGACGATCACGGCCGTCGCCAACACCGGCGACGACGTGGAACTCGGCGGCCTGCTGGTCTGTCCCGACCTCGATACCGTCCTCTTTCGGGGTGGCGGCGTCCTCGACCGCGAGACGTGGTGGGGGATCGACGACGACACGACCGCCACTCACGCGGAACTGGGGCGGATCGCCGCCGCCGCCGGACTCGACGACGGACCCCGGTATCTGCCACCCGACCGGCAGACTGCCGGCCGTCGCCTCGCCCGCTGGCGGCGCTTCTCCGGCGTCGCCGAATTCATGGAGATCGGCGATCGGGACCGGGCGGTCCACCTCACCCGGACCAGTCTGCTGGACGAGGGGTCGACTCTGACCGAGGCGACCCACCGTCTCTCCGACGCCTTCGACCTCACGGTCGATCTCCTGCCGATGAGCGACGACCCCGTGGCGACGATCGTCCACACCGAGGCGGGGGCGATGCACTTCCAGGAGTACTGGGTGGCTCGCCGGGCCGCGCCCGCGGTCGAGGACGTCGAGTTCCGGGGGGCGGCGTCGGCCGACCCTACCCCCGCCGTCCGCGACGCCCTCGACGGCCCGGTCGTGATCGGCCCATCGAACCCCGTCACGAGCGTCGGGCCGATCCGGGCGCTTCCCGGTGTCGAGGCCGCCCTCGACGACACACCGGTCGTCGCCGTCTCCCCCTTCATCGAGGACCAAGTGTTCTCGGGGCCGGCCGCCGACCTCATGCGCGGGGTCGGTCTTGATCCCTCGACCGCCGGCGTCGCTGAGGCCTACCCCTTCGCCGACGCGTTCGTCCTCGACGACGCGGACGGCACGGCGCTCGACCGCCCGGTCGTGCGGACCGACACCCGGATCGACGGGCCCGACGACGCCCGGCGGGTCACTCGCGCCGTCGCCGACGCACTCGCGGAGGTACGCTGA
- a CDS encoding tRNA-dihydrouridine synthase, translating to MLALASLSGAADAAWAREGAAFADLAFLGGIAVDDDAREAARDLVARGREEFLPEDPVAFVEAELAALSDAPIRPGMNVRSATVDPLREAAAICARHDAVVEINAHCRQDELRAVGCGETLLRDTARLERYVAAAADAGATVSVKVRAEVDGVDLPTTARRLSAAGADAIHVDAMDSEPVVAAVAAAAPDLFVLANNGVRDRRTTWEYLGYGADGVSVGRPSDDPAVLRRVARAVDAWECRSAGDASTLRGDGEVPG from the coding sequence ATGCTCGCCCTCGCCAGCCTCAGCGGCGCGGCCGACGCCGCGTGGGCACGGGAAGGCGCCGCGTTCGCCGACCTCGCCTTCCTCGGCGGCATCGCCGTCGACGACGACGCTCGCGAGGCGGCCCGCGATCTGGTCGCCCGCGGACGCGAGGAGTTCCTCCCCGAGGACCCGGTCGCCTTCGTCGAGGCCGAACTCGCCGCCCTTTCCGACGCGCCGATCCGCCCCGGGATGAACGTCCGAAGCGCGACCGTCGACCCGCTCCGGGAGGCCGCAGCGATCTGTGCCCGCCACGACGCGGTCGTCGAGATCAACGCCCACTGCCGACAGGACGAACTCCGCGCGGTCGGCTGTGGCGAGACACTGCTTCGCGATACGGCGCGTCTGGAACGCTACGTCGCCGCGGCGGCCGACGCCGGGGCGACCGTGAGCGTGAAAGTCCGCGCCGAAGTCGACGGCGTGGACCTCCCGACGACGGCGCGGCGGCTCTCGGCGGCGGGAGCGGACGCCATCCACGTCGACGCGATGGACAGCGAACCCGTCGTCGCCGCCGTCGCCGCCGCCGCACCCGACCTCTTCGTCCTCGCGAACAACGGCGTCCGCGACCGGCGGACGACCTGGGAGTACCTCGGCTACGGCGCCGACGGCGTCAGCGTCGGTCGGCCGAGCGACGACCCCGCGGTCCTTCGGCGGGTCGCCCGCGCGGTCGACGCCTGGGAGTGCCGGAGCGCCGGCGACGCGTCGACGCTCCGGGGCGACGGGGAGGTGCCCGGATGA
- a CDS encoding triphosphoribosyl-dephospho-CoA synthase, giving the protein MSDHPRPDMTPVDHAELALLLEVASTPKPGNVDRHRDHDDLRFEHFLAGAVGARPGLQLAADPERPPIGDAFERAVRGMSQQDGDNTQFGCLLLLVPLVRAAATDRLSPAGVAEVTEATTVDDAAGFYRAFDHVDVAVDDPPPDADALDVRRGADAVPALRERDLTLSDVLSLSAERDGNAREWTTGFERTFAAADRVLVDEGPVTDRLARIFLDLLAERPDTLVAIEHGDERAAAVSRRADAARGDLAAAEELAEAFREEGINPGTTADLTAAVAFVALERGVPV; this is encoded by the coding sequence ATGAGCGATCACCCTCGCCCCGACATGACGCCGGTCGACCACGCCGAACTCGCCCTGTTGCTGGAGGTGGCGAGCACGCCCAAGCCGGGCAACGTGGACCGTCACCGCGACCACGACGACCTCCGGTTCGAGCATTTCCTCGCGGGAGCGGTGGGCGCTCGCCCCGGACTGCAACTGGCCGCCGACCCGGAGCGCCCGCCGATCGGCGACGCCTTCGAGCGCGCGGTTCGCGGCATGAGCCAGCAGGACGGCGACAACACGCAGTTTGGCTGTTTGCTCTTGCTCGTCCCGCTGGTTCGGGCGGCTGCGACGGATCGGCTCTCCCCCGCCGGCGTCGCCGAGGTGACCGAAGCGACGACCGTCGACGACGCCGCGGGCTTCTACCGCGCGTTCGACCACGTCGACGTGGCGGTCGACGACCCGCCGCCGGACGCGGACGCCCTCGACGTACGCCGCGGCGCCGACGCGGTCCCGGCGCTCCGGGAGCGCGACCTGACGCTTTCGGACGTACTGTCGTTGAGCGCCGAGCGCGACGGCAACGCCCGCGAGTGGACGACCGGCTTCGAGCGCACGTTCGCGGCCGCCGACCGGGTGCTGGTGGACGAGGGTCCCGTGACCGACCGCCTCGCTCGGATCTTCCTCGACCTGTTGGCCGAACGTCCCGACACCCTCGTCGCGATCGAACACGGCGACGAGCGAGCCGCAGCGGTGAGTCGACGGGCCGACGCCGCCCGCGGGGATCTGGCGGCCGCCGAGGAACTGGCCGAGGCGTTCCGCGAGGAGGGGATCAACCCCGGGACCACCGCCGACCTCACTGCGGCGGTGGCCTTCGTCGCGCTCGAACGCGGGGTGCCGGTGTGA
- a CDS encoding DUF447 domain-containing protein produces MTASGDWPVDLRGVTESVVATLGPNDRWNQAALGLHAPDDPADPVTATTWGRTRTRGNFERRGGGVVQFTTDPREFVDAALDVTETADPVRPGAAAWVEVTVTRLDEGVEDGTEWVQWKLSPGDPTIRSRTVPTINRGFYAVVDATVAASRLDVPAYDTDRLLDRLAYFAETVERCGGTGDREAFARIDDLVGWRERWNDP; encoded by the coding sequence GTGACGGCGTCCGGCGACTGGCCGGTCGACCTGCGCGGCGTCACCGAGTCGGTCGTGGCCACGCTCGGCCCGAACGATCGCTGGAACCAGGCGGCGCTCGGCCTCCACGCGCCCGACGACCCGGCCGATCCCGTGACCGCGACGACGTGGGGACGGACCCGAACCCGTGGCAACTTCGAGCGCCGCGGCGGTGGCGTCGTCCAGTTCACGACCGACCCCCGGGAGTTCGTCGACGCCGCCCTCGACGTGACCGAGACGGCCGACCCCGTGCGACCGGGCGCCGCCGCGTGGGTCGAGGTGACGGTCACGCGCCTCGACGAGGGCGTCGAGGACGGCACCGAGTGGGTCCAGTGGAAGCTCTCGCCCGGCGACCCGACGATCCGATCACGGACGGTCCCCACGATCAATCGCGGGTTCTACGCCGTCGTCGACGCGACGGTGGCCGCCTCGCGGCTCGACGTGCCCGCCTACGACACTGACAGGCTGCTCGACCGCCTGGCGTATTTCGCCGAGACGGTCGAGCGCTGTGGCGGGACGGGGGACCGCGAGGCCTTCGCTCGCATCGACGACTTGGTCGGGTGGCGTGAGCGATGGAACGACCCGTAG
- a CDS encoding 30S ribosomal protein S17e produces MAIKPKYVKQLGGILLERYPEAFNTDFETNKESVSKLTNVESKGVRNRIAGYITRKKSGAAAEA; encoded by the coding sequence ATGGCTATCAAACCCAAATACGTCAAACAGCTCGGCGGGATCCTCCTGGAGCGATATCCGGAGGCGTTCAACACGGACTTCGAGACGAACAAGGAGAGCGTCTCGAAACTGACGAACGTCGAATCGAAGGGCGTTCGCAACCGGATCGCGGGCTACATCACGCGGAAGAAGTCGGGCGCGGCCGCAGAGGCCTGA
- a CDS encoding ATP-binding protein: MSERHGNADDRVGEPVGGDFTTRLGEHPRRAGLIGWLGAVVDDVPVPWRRRLGSGAVAGVGLFLMGIPVLHAARHATTVDSVAGDLLPLSFGAVLLLTGLWLRWGSDDGTAPLVTAFWVVTGLAASGAVSLYVLTAHVAHGHVVESPLFLAYDVAATGAVAGLLVSRYDVRSRRRHRRLSEQERQFRAVFEGTLDALVITDDRGRYVAANPAAAELFGLSRTELVGKRIEDFMPEDASTGAQWSTFLEAGGQRGEVDLVRPDGETRTVAFAATANVLPGRHLSALRDVTERTQREHELAEERARIEFLNRLLRHNVLNGMNLVLAKLDSLAAAVPSDRREDVDVARHLSEEIVDLVQTARRLAADVTGESSERRVLIADPLLAAVESVRESYPTATVEISPPDADLRVRADDMLETVFDHLLTNACKHNDPESLRVSVGIEADAETVTVSIADDGRGIPAARRDALFDGGGFEHSRDWGGFGLSIVDILVDRYDGRVWAEANDPSGVVFYVELPRPD; this comes from the coding sequence GTGAGCGAACGACACGGGAACGCCGACGACCGCGTCGGAGAGCCCGTCGGAGGCGACTTCACCACCCGTCTCGGCGAGCACCCCCGGCGGGCGGGGTTGATCGGGTGGCTGGGGGCGGTCGTCGACGACGTGCCGGTACCCTGGCGGCGGCGTCTCGGAAGCGGTGCCGTGGCCGGCGTTGGGCTCTTTCTGATGGGGATTCCGGTGCTCCACGCCGCACGACACGCCACGACCGTCGATTCCGTCGCCGGCGACCTGCTGCCGCTTTCCTTTGGTGCCGTGTTGCTTCTGACGGGGCTGTGGCTCCGCTGGGGAAGCGACGATGGCACGGCGCCGCTGGTGACGGCGTTCTGGGTCGTGACCGGTCTCGCGGCCTCCGGAGCCGTCTCGCTGTACGTGCTCACCGCGCACGTCGCTCACGGCCACGTCGTCGAGTCGCCGCTGTTTCTCGCCTACGACGTGGCCGCGACCGGCGCCGTCGCCGGCTTGCTCGTCAGTCGGTACGACGTGCGTTCCCGGCGTCGCCACCGGCGGCTGAGCGAACAGGAGCGCCAGTTCCGGGCGGTGTTCGAGGGGACACTCGACGCACTCGTCATCACGGACGACCGGGGACGGTACGTGGCCGCCAACCCCGCAGCCGCAGAGCTGTTCGGCCTCTCGCGGACGGAACTGGTGGGAAAGCGGATCGAGGACTTCATGCCCGAGGACGCGAGCACTGGGGCACAGTGGTCGACGTTTCTCGAGGCCGGTGGTCAGCGCGGCGAGGTCGACCTCGTCCGTCCTGACGGCGAGACCCGAACGGTCGCCTTCGCCGCCACCGCGAACGTCCTCCCGGGACGTCACCTCTCGGCGCTGCGAGACGTGACCGAGCGCACGCAACGCGAGCACGAACTCGCCGAGGAGCGTGCCCGGATCGAGTTCCTGAACCGACTGCTCCGTCACAACGTCCTCAACGGCATGAACCTCGTGTTGGCGAAACTCGACTCGCTCGCCGCCGCCGTTCCGTCGGATCGACGTGAAGACGTCGACGTGGCCCGCCACCTGAGCGAGGAGATCGTCGACCTCGTCCAGACCGCACGGCGCCTCGCGGCCGACGTGACCGGCGAGTCGAGCGAGCGTCGAGTCCTCATCGCCGACCCGCTCTTGGCGGCGGTCGAGAGCGTTCGGGAGTCGTATCCCACGGCGACCGTCGAGATATCCCCGCCGGACGCCGACCTCCGCGTCCGCGCCGACGACATGCTGGAGACGGTGTTCGATCACCTCCTGACGAACGCGTGCAAACACAACGATCCCGAGTCGCTCCGGGTGAGCGTCGGTATCGAAGCGGACGCGGAGACGGTGACGGTGAGCATCGCCGACGATGGGCGCGGCATCCCGGCGGCGCGGCGCGACGCGCTGTTCGACGGCGGCGGATTCGAACACAGTCGCGACTGGGGCGGGTTCGGACTCTCCATCGTCGACATCCTCGTCGACAGGTACGACGGCCGCGTGTGGGCCGAAGCCAACGATCCGAGCGGTGTCGTGTTCTACGTCGAACTCCCGCGGCCCGACTGA
- a CDS encoding acc operon protein encodes MHVEIPDDATDDEAAAIAAAVGAHVRDGYLAAAAAAESSDDARTTDPWTFAGRIEGLQHRSVRVPGNVPTDAWTASGRTDRF; translated from the coding sequence ATGCACGTAGAGATTCCCGACGACGCGACCGACGACGAGGCTGCCGCCATCGCCGCCGCGGTCGGAGCACACGTCCGCGACGGCTATCTCGCCGCGGCGGCGGCCGCGGAGTCGTCCGACGACGCCCGGACCACGGATCCCTGGACGTTCGCCGGGCGGATCGAGGGGCTCCAGCACCGGTCGGTCCGCGTCCCCGGAAACGTGCCGACCGACGCCTGGACCGCGTCCGGCCGCACCGACCGGTTCTGA
- a CDS encoding acyl-CoA carboxylase subunit beta, translated as MDERIEELREKRERALLGGGEDRIESQHDKGKMTARERIDYFLDDGTFTEFDQFRTHRIHKFGMEEKKLPGDGVVTGYGEVNGRKTFVFAHDFTVFGGSLGEVMSEKICKVMDKAMDVGAPIVGLNDSAGARIQEGVRSLAGFTDIFHRNEQASGVVPQISGIMGPCAGGAVYSPAITDFVFMVKDTSHMFITGPDVIKTVTGEEVTFEELGGAVTHASETGVAHRAFEDEETALDNIRRLLSYLPQNNVEDPPRVDPWDDPDRSADELTDVVPDQPQKPYDMTDVIDAIVDEGSFFEIHGDWAKNVVVGFGRLDGRSVGLVANQPRSNAGTLTVDASMKASRFVRFCDAFNVPILTFVDVPGYMPGTDQEHRGIIRHGAKLLYAYSEATVPLLTVITRKAYGGAYCVMASKHLGADVNYAWPSSELAVMGPEGAVNILYSDELADADDPEARRQGLVDEYREEFANPYTAADRGFIDDVIEPQNTRSRLVDDLGMLTTKRVSNPEKKHGNIPI; from the coding sequence ATGGACGAGCGGATCGAGGAACTCCGGGAAAAACGGGAGCGGGCGCTCCTCGGCGGGGGTGAAGACCGGATCGAGTCCCAACACGACAAGGGGAAGATGACCGCCCGCGAGCGGATCGACTACTTCCTCGACGACGGGACCTTCACCGAGTTCGACCAGTTCCGGACCCACCGGATCCACAAGTTCGGCATGGAGGAGAAGAAACTCCCGGGCGACGGCGTCGTCACCGGATACGGGGAGGTGAACGGCCGCAAGACGTTCGTCTTCGCCCACGACTTCACCGTCTTCGGCGGGTCGCTCGGCGAGGTCATGTCCGAGAAGATCTGCAAGGTGATGGACAAGGCGATGGACGTGGGGGCGCCGATCGTCGGCCTCAACGACTCCGCGGGTGCACGCATCCAGGAGGGAGTCCGGAGCCTCGCCGGCTTCACCGACATCTTCCACCGCAACGAGCAGGCAAGCGGTGTCGTGCCCCAGATCTCGGGCATCATGGGTCCCTGTGCCGGCGGTGCGGTCTACTCCCCCGCCATCACCGACTTCGTCTTCATGGTGAAGGACACGAGCCACATGTTCATCACCGGGCCGGACGTCATCAAGACGGTCACCGGCGAGGAGGTAACCTTCGAGGAACTCGGCGGGGCGGTCACCCACGCCTCGGAGACCGGCGTCGCCCACCGCGCCTTCGAGGACGAGGAGACGGCCCTCGACAACATCCGTCGCCTGCTCTCCTATCTCCCCCAGAACAACGTCGAGGATCCGCCGCGGGTCGATCCCTGGGACGACCCGGACCGCTCGGCGGACGAACTCACGGACGTGGTGCCCGATCAGCCACAGAAACCCTACGACATGACCGACGTGATCGACGCCATCGTCGACGAGGGCTCATTCTTCGAGATCCACGGCGACTGGGCGAAAAACGTCGTCGTCGGGTTCGGCCGTCTCGACGGGCGTTCGGTCGGTCTGGTCGCCAACCAACCCCGGTCGAACGCCGGGACGCTCACCGTCGACGCCAGCATGAAGGCCTCGCGGTTCGTCCGCTTCTGTGACGCGTTCAACGTTCCGATCCTCACCTTCGTCGACGTGCCCGGATACATGCCCGGCACCGACCAGGAACACCGGGGGATCATCCGCCACGGCGCGAAGCTTCTGTACGCCTACTCCGAGGCGACCGTTCCACTGCTCACCGTCATCACGCGTAAGGCCTACGGCGGCGCCTACTGCGTCATGGCGTCGAAACACCTCGGCGCGGACGTGAACTACGCGTGGCCGTCCTCAGAACTCGCCGTGATGGGGCCGGAGGGGGCCGTGAACATCCTCTACAGCGACGAACTCGCCGACGCCGACGATCCCGAGGCTCGGCGTCAGGGTCTCGTCGACGAGTACCGCGAGGAGTTCGCCAACCCCTACACGGCCGCGGACCGCGGGTTCATCGACGACGTGATCGAACCCCAGAACACCCGGTCGCGACTGGTCGACGACCTCGGGATGCTCACCACCAAGCGGGTGTCGAACCCCGAAAAGAAACACGGTAACATCCCGATCTGA